In the genome of Vicia villosa cultivar HV-30 ecotype Madison, WI linkage group LG7, Vvil1.0, whole genome shotgun sequence, one region contains:
- the LOC131618341 gene encoding GDSL esterase/lipase 5-like isoform X1, translating into MAIKKFNFCFLTFFLSYGMLIPTLSLGNICLPKEHVALFVFGDSLFDVGNNNYINTTGNNLANYSPYGETFFKYPTGRFSDGRVIPDFIAEYAKLPLIQPYLFPGSQEYVNGINFASAGAGALVETHKGLVIDLHTQLTYFKNVKKILREKHGDEETTTLLARAVYLITIGSNDYFAENFTVYTHEKYVSMVVGNLTTVIKGIHEMGGRKFGILNQPSLGCFPIIKAVINGTKDACREEYSSSAKLHNIVLSVELQKLEKQIKGFKYSYFNFFDISFEVINNPSNFGLKEGGAACCGSGPYKGYYSCGGKREVKDYDLCEMPSEYVFFDAIHPTESASKIISQFMWSGNQSIIGPYNLKTLFEG; encoded by the exons ATGGCCatcaaaaaattcaatttttgtttTCTAACTTTCTTTCTAAGTTATGGCATGCTAATTCCAACACTGTCtcttggtaatatatgtttaccAAAAGAACATGTTGCATTATTTGTGTTTGGAGATTCATTATTTGATGTTGGAAACAATAATTACATCAATACTACTGGTAATAATCTAGCAAACTACTCACCATATGGTGAAACATTCTTCAAGTATCCAACTGGAAGATTTTCTGATGGACGTGTGATTCCAGATTTCATAG CTGAGTATGCTAAGTTGCCGTTAATTCAACCATATCTATTTCCTGGCTCTCAAGAATATGTTAATGGAATCAATTTTGCATCAGCTGGTGCTGGAGCTTTGGTAGAAACCCATAAAGGACTG GTGATAGATCTACATACTCAATTAACTTATTTCAAGAATGTTAAAAAGATATTGAGGGAGAAACATGGAGATGAAGAGACCACAACTTTACTGGCTAGGGCTGTTTACTTGATTACCATCGGAAGTAATGACTATTTTGCAGAAAATTTTACCGTATATACTCATGAAAAATACGTATCCATGGTAGTTGGTAATCTTACAACCGTGATCAAA GGAATACATGAAATGGGAGGGAGAAAATTTGGGATTCTTAACCAACCATCTCTAGGTTGTTTTCCAATTATTAAGGCTGTTATAAATGGAACTAAAGATGCATGCAGAGAAGAGTATTCATCATCTGCAAAATTACATAACATTGTGCTTTCTGTTGAACTCCAGAAGTTAGAGAAACAAattaaaggatttaaatattcatattttaatttctttgatataTCTTTTGAAGTGATAAATAACCCTTCAAATTTTG GTTTGAAAGAAGGTGGAGCAGCATGTTGTGGTAGCGGTCCTTACAAGGGATATTATAGTTGTGGAGGTAAAAGAGAAGTGAAAGATTATGACTTGTGTGAGATGCCTTCTGAATATGTGTTCTTTGATGCTATTCATCCTACTGAAAGTGCTAGTAAAATTATTTCTCAGTTTATGTGGAGTGGAAATCAAAGTATCATTGGCCCTTACAATCTCAAAACATTATTTGAAGGATAA
- the LOC131618341 gene encoding GDSL esterase/lipase 5-like isoform X2, which produces MAIKKFNFCFLTFFLSYGMLIPTLSLGNICLPKEHVALFVFGDSLFDVGNNNYINTTGNNLANYSPYGETFFKYPTGRFSDGRVIPDFIAEYAKLPLIQPYLFPGSQEYVNGINFASAGAGALVETHKGLVIDLHTQLTYFKNVKKILREKHGDEETTTLLARAVYLITIGSNDYFAENFTVYTHEKYVSMVVGNLTTVIKGIHEMGGRKFGILNQPSLGCFPIIKAVINGTKDACREEYSSSAKLHNIVLSVELQKLEKQIKGFKYSYFNFFDISFEVINNPSNFGRFERRWSSMLW; this is translated from the exons ATGGCCatcaaaaaattcaatttttgtttTCTAACTTTCTTTCTAAGTTATGGCATGCTAATTCCAACACTGTCtcttggtaatatatgtttaccAAAAGAACATGTTGCATTATTTGTGTTTGGAGATTCATTATTTGATGTTGGAAACAATAATTACATCAATACTACTGGTAATAATCTAGCAAACTACTCACCATATGGTGAAACATTCTTCAAGTATCCAACTGGAAGATTTTCTGATGGACGTGTGATTCCAGATTTCATAG CTGAGTATGCTAAGTTGCCGTTAATTCAACCATATCTATTTCCTGGCTCTCAAGAATATGTTAATGGAATCAATTTTGCATCAGCTGGTGCTGGAGCTTTGGTAGAAACCCATAAAGGACTG GTGATAGATCTACATACTCAATTAACTTATTTCAAGAATGTTAAAAAGATATTGAGGGAGAAACATGGAGATGAAGAGACCACAACTTTACTGGCTAGGGCTGTTTACTTGATTACCATCGGAAGTAATGACTATTTTGCAGAAAATTTTACCGTATATACTCATGAAAAATACGTATCCATGGTAGTTGGTAATCTTACAACCGTGATCAAA GGAATACATGAAATGGGAGGGAGAAAATTTGGGATTCTTAACCAACCATCTCTAGGTTGTTTTCCAATTATTAAGGCTGTTATAAATGGAACTAAAGATGCATGCAGAGAAGAGTATTCATCATCTGCAAAATTACATAACATTGTGCTTTCTGTTGAACTCCAGAAGTTAGAGAAACAAattaaaggatttaaatattcatattttaatttctttgatataTCTTTTGAAGTGATAAATAACCCTTCAAATTTTGGTAG GTTTGAAAGAAGGTGGAGCAGCATGTTGTGGTAG